The Bacteroidota bacterium DNA segment CTGTTTGCACCAATTCTTCTTTTTGCGTAGTTTCATTACTCAGTTTCATGCTGTAACTACTTATCTCTTCATTGTCCGATACCAAAAAATCGATATTGAGCACATCGCCTTTATTAATATGCTTACCATCAAATGGATTGTTTATGTTGATGCCCGGCGGGTATGGGTCTTTGCTATTGCAGCACATAAAAAAGAAGATAATTAAATAAAAGAGTATATTTTTTTTCATTATTGTTCTGCAAATAAACGAAAGGGTTTCGTTATTTGCAGCAAAATTACAAAAGAAACAATGCAAATAAGAATTATCGTTACGGGAGGCACTTTCGACAAAGAGTATAATGAACTCAATGGGCAATTATTTTTCAAAGAGACGCACTTGCACGATATGCTTGGTCTGGGGCGTTGCCTGTTGAATGTTTCCGTCGATATTCCGATGCTTATCGATAGTCTCGACATGACTGATAAAGACCGAGAAATTATAGCTGCTGAGATTTCTAAATGCAGCGAAGACCGTTTGGTAATTACACACGGTACTGATACGATGGTGG contains these protein-coding regions:
- a CDS encoding DUF4625 domain-containing protein; amino-acid sequence: MKKNILFYLIIFFFMCCNSKDPYPPGININNPFDGKHINKGDVLNIDFLVSDNEEISSYSMKLSNETTQKEELVQTESVGLKQIKVQKSWTLTYSTKSTFVLHIEASDKKGNKTQENLLLYGN
- a CDS encoding asparaginase domain-containing protein, with protein sequence MQIRIIVTGGTFDKEYNELNGQLFFKETHLHDMLGLGRCLLNVSVDIPMLIDSLDMTDKDREIIAAEISKCSEDRLVITHGTDTMVDTATYLAAKKYNKTIILTGAMVPYKFGSSDGLFNLGSALAFAQTLPHGVYVAMNGRYFNWNNVWKNKAFGVFEEKG